From Aurantimicrobium sp. INA4, one genomic window encodes:
- a CDS encoding DedA family protein translates to MHTALIPFLDPENLIAGFGAYALLGVAFIVFAETGLLVGFLLPGDTLLFMTGVLAVNESFFGVNIFWVCAAISLAAFVGGEVGYFIGHKFGPSIFEKKESGFFSTKNVERTNAFFTRYGGLAVIMARFVPVVRTFAPVAAGVGKMNYKKYTLYNFIGAIIWGTGLTFAGWLVATLIPPVAVFVTNYIDVVLIGVVVIVLIPSIYHYVQAVVKARRAKAEAAHKHNPETHTASHDEAEKLALKPEVFNQKHDGQHEADPTK, encoded by the coding sequence ATGCATACCGCGCTGATTCCCTTCCTGGATCCTGAAAATCTCATTGCCGGCTTCGGCGCCTATGCACTGTTGGGCGTTGCCTTTATCGTCTTTGCCGAGACGGGTTTACTTGTTGGCTTCTTACTTCCTGGTGACACACTGCTTTTCATGACCGGCGTGCTCGCCGTCAATGAATCCTTCTTTGGTGTGAACATCTTCTGGGTGTGTGCCGCGATTTCTCTAGCCGCGTTCGTCGGTGGTGAAGTGGGCTACTTTATTGGCCATAAGTTTGGGCCGAGTATTTTTGAAAAGAAAGAAAGTGGCTTCTTCAGCACGAAAAACGTCGAGCGAACTAACGCATTCTTTACTCGCTACGGCGGACTAGCCGTCATCATGGCTCGCTTTGTACCTGTGGTTCGAACCTTTGCCCCTGTTGCCGCCGGTGTGGGCAAAATGAACTACAAGAAGTACACCCTCTATAACTTCATTGGCGCCATCATCTGGGGAACCGGTCTGACCTTTGCGGGTTGGCTTGTTGCTACCCTCATTCCACCAGTTGCTGTATTCGTCACCAACTACATCGACGTAGTACTTATCGGTGTTGTCGTCATCGTTCTGATTCCTAGCATCTATCACTACGTGCAAGCTGTCGTGAAAGCTCGTCGCGCGAAGGCTGAGGCAGCTCACAAGCACAACCCAGAGACACACACCGCTTCTCACGACGAGGCTGAGAAGCTAGCCCTCAAGCCTGAGGTTTTCAACCAAAAGCACGACGGTCAGCATGAAGCTGATCCCACTAAGTAG
- a CDS encoding PhzF family phenazine biosynthesis protein, whose amino-acid sequence MADTAVLRLTAFSDDPEGGNPAGVVLDATELSAEQMQSIAADVGYSETAFLIPHTDVENSYQIRYFTPAAEVAFCGHATIASGVVLGREYGDGVYELSTQAGPVEVDVTVAGENVVATLTSPPTTLAPLDPDLVYELLDALDWDETALDSRFIPAVGFSGNHHPILVLDSRETLASMDYDFDVLAELMKEHDWTTIQLVYPEEGDPHGRRWHSRNPAPSVGIYEDPATGSAAAALGAYFRETGVYGVGDHVTIFQGDDMGRPSSIMLTIGGSRMKISGTATDIL is encoded by the coding sequence ATGGCTGATACTGCAGTACTTCGGCTTACTGCTTTCTCAGACGACCCCGAGGGTGGAAACCCAGCAGGAGTTGTTCTCGATGCGACAGAGCTCTCTGCAGAGCAGATGCAGAGTATTGCTGCAGATGTGGGATATTCCGAAACTGCGTTTCTTATCCCCCACACTGATGTGGAGAACAGCTACCAAATTCGTTACTTCACCCCCGCAGCTGAGGTAGCCTTTTGCGGTCATGCCACTATTGCCTCAGGTGTAGTTCTGGGGCGTGAATACGGTGATGGCGTCTATGAACTGAGCACACAAGCTGGACCGGTTGAGGTTGATGTAACCGTTGCCGGAGAGAACGTGGTGGCAACACTAACCTCTCCCCCCACCACGCTGGCACCTCTAGACCCAGACCTTGTTTATGAATTACTCGATGCACTCGATTGGGATGAGACGGCCCTCGATTCTCGATTCATACCTGCTGTGGGATTTAGCGGAAACCACCACCCCATCTTGGTGCTCGATAGCCGTGAAACCCTCGCATCGATGGATTATGACTTCGATGTACTAGCCGAGCTCATGAAAGAGCATGACTGGACAACAATCCAATTGGTATACCCAGAGGAAGGCGATCCCCACGGCCGGCGTTGGCATTCACGCAACCCAGCACCCTCAGTGGGAATCTACGAGGATCCTGCAACAGGATCGGCAGCAGCGGCCCTCGGCGCCTATTTTCGGGAAACCGGTGTTTATGGTGTTGGTGACCACGTCACGATTTTTCAAGGGGACGATATGGGGCGCCCCAGTTCCATCATGCTCACCATCGGTGGTT